From the genome of Thermoproteales archaeon:
ATCGATTTAGAGGATGCTTTGTTTCATTTGGATCCTGAGGTAAACGCGACATTCACCGGTTTTCCTGGCGTAGTAATGGTTAATGGAAAATTTGATCCCGTAATAGCCGCTAGGGTTATAAAAAGTTTTAATGTTAAGGATGTTCTGAAAATTAGACCTTTTTTAAGGACTTTGAGTATAAGTGAATTGGATAAAGTTTGTGAAATAATCGGCGATATTGTCAAAAGAGAAAAGACTGTTGGGTTTAGAGTTTACGTCAGAGGAGCTTATCTTAGCAAGAGCGCCATTAAGAACGTACTTTTCGAATGTTTTAAAAAAACGGGTGTCAGAATATCCTCGTCAAGTAGTCTTTTTTTGGTGATCGATATTGTTAAGGATGTTATAGGATTCTCTCTAGTAGATAGGAAAAACGCTTAATATGCTCTACCTAAACTTGGCATAGGATTAATTTTCTGCAGATTAGATAGCAAGCATTAACAATCAAGCTTTGAAAATAAGTTTATCTCATAGTTGCTAGAAGCTTATCGCTTAGAAAATCGTCAATTATTTAGTAAATTTAATTTATTCTAAAAAAGGAAGCTTAGATAGGTAATTTTGAAACGTTGTCATTGAAGATTACCGTTAAATTACCAACTAATGTATTCTGACAAACTATTTTATTATGATAAGGCTTACTTGAATATTATTGCTGGTTTTGCGGGAAGTGCTTGGGCTGCTTTTGATTCTGAACATTCTCTCTCGTTGAAAATTTCCACTTGTAAGCCTATTTCCTTCGACAGAAATTCTCTAGCTTCTCGAATAGCCCTTTCTTCAAGTTCGGGGTCTACTGTCATTGTTAGTATTTTTTGGTCTTTTAGAAAGCGCATGGCTACTCGGGCAACTTGTTTCTTATCAACCATATGACTCGTTTCAATCGCCTTTCTTACAGAATCGCGCAAACTATAGCCTTGACTCATGTAACGTAGCACATTCTCAGCTACTTCATATTTCCATTTATCCGCCAATACTACAATCATTTTTTCGGGCTTGACTTTTAGTATCGCAAGCAGGCTTTTTGCGTCCTCTAATAAATTCTTTACTATCTCTTCCGATTTTTCAACTTCTGGATTTATTTTGTCTTCGTCGATTTTCGGCCATTCAGCCATGCTTATGAAACCTTTTTTACCTATCTTCTCCCAAATTTCTTCGCAAATATGCGGGGTAAACGGTGCTAATAGCAATGTCTGTATTTCAATGAATCTTGCCAGCAAATCTCTATTTGGACTTCCGTTACATCTTTTAAGATACCATTTGAAGTTATTTTGCAGGTTGAAGAAGCCCTTTACAAGGGCTGATTTAAAATCGGTTAGCTCCATTAACTGCTCCACTTCCTTAACAGTTCTATAGAGCACGCTTTCAAACCAGCGGTCCACTTCCATTCGCGAATTTCGTCCTTTCCCATAGTTTTCTAACGCAAAAACATACCATTCATATAGTAAATCGACCGCCCCTTCAGCTATTTCTGTCTCAAAGTTAGCATCGTCTAAGCCAGAATCTCCAGCATATGCCTCTGCAAATCTCGTCGCATCAGCCCCCCACCAGTCAAGAGCCTGCCTTAACATTATAAAGTTACCAAGTGTTTTGCTCATTTTCTGTCCACCGACCATAATCCAACCGTTTATACCTATACCTCTTGGCCAATGCTCTCTAGAAAACAACGCTACGTGATGCAATATGAAGAATGTAAGGTGATTAGGCATTAAATCCTTGCCTGAAATTCTTAAGTCGACAGGATACCAGTAAAGGAATTCCTTTCTCATAGCCTCTAATAATTCAGTATCAATACCGACGGCTTCCGCAATTTTCGCAGGATCCCCTTTGCCAAAGAATATGTAATCGAAGAATTCATCGTTTAGTTTTTCCCATTTAATGTTATATTTTTCTGGATGTTGCAGATATTTTGATATCGTGTAGTATGCCATGTATATTGTAGAATCGCTTAACGACTCCAGCACCCATTCTTTATCCCATGGCAAGGGAGTGCCTAGTTCACCTTTATGTGCGCAAGCCCAATCTTCATACCAGTCGATTTGCTTATGGAAAAAGTCTCTAATACTCTCGGGCAGGAAAGTCATAGAATCTACGCATTCGTGAGCCTTTTGCTTCCATGATTGATCACTATATTTCAGGAACCACTGGTTTTCGACAATTTTCACATGTGTTTTGGCTCTACATCTACAGTAGACTTCACTAGGTAATGTCCAATGTTCCAGAGCTATACCTTGCCGTACCAAATAATCTACCAGTTCTTTCTTAACTTCAAATACCTTTTTCCCAGCCCATTTACCATATACGGATTTTAATACTCCCTGATGATACTCCTTTGTGTATATTTCTTTTGTGGCTTTTTCCAGCTTTTCGGTTTCTTCCTGAGACTTTATATTCATTTTTTTAACTATCTCAATAGCCGGATAATCTCCATATCCTTCGAGCTTTATCAGACTGACCGGCTTAATGCTTTTAATTTTCGCAATTTCCAGTCCATACTTCTCTACCTGCTCAGGATTATTCTTCAAATCTTCAAGCGCTGCATAATCATAAGGAGCGTGAGCTGGCACTGACATTACAACTCCCGTCCCTATCTTTAAATTAACAAATTTTGCTGGTAATACCAGGATCTCTTCCTTAGTGACTGGGTTAATAACGCGTTTACCAATCAACTCCTTTCCATTAACCGTTTTTATCGTTTCCACTTTATGATATTGATCCTTTAGCTCATTGATTAAATAAGGTGATATTACCCATTTTTCTCCATCAACAGCTGCCAAAACATATTGACCTTCCGGGTTTATCCATATATTAACAGCACCATAGACGGTTTCTGGTCTGTAAGTCATGCAGGGATAAACTATTCCATCAGCATCTTTAAACTTTATAATTATAACTTTTTCAGGTCCTATGCCGACATATTCGTCGGGTCTATCGTGATCGCCGACTACTTTTTGTTCTTTTGGACACCACACGACGGGATGTTTACCTTTAACTATTAGATTCTTTTCTTTTAGTTTACGATACTGCCATTCGATAAATTTGCTATAGGGCGGGTTCAAAAACGTTGTATAAAATTCGCGTCTCCAGTCAATAGATAATCCGTATCTCTTGAAATCGTCGCGCCAGGCTTTAGTGAAAAACTTGACCCAATACTCCGGTTTTTCAAATTTTGGTATTTCATCTTCAGGTATTCCCATCATTCTCAATGTATTAATGATTTTGGGGTCACGTTCCCTAACCCTAAGAGCAGAAGCGACGATGGGACTTCCTGTAGCATGCCATCCCTGTGGAAATAGAACATTGTAACCTTTCATTCGTTTATATCGCGCAGTTATATCAACTCTTAGTACCGTATACGCGGAGCCTAAATGTGGATACGCGTTTACGTAAGGATATGGAAATGT
Proteins encoded in this window:
- the leuS gene encoding leucine--tRNA ligase, with the protein product MNKQRLDFLKSIEQKWQKKWSEAKIFEADPSDKPKFFITFPYPYVNAYPHLGSAYTVLRVDITARYKRMKGYNVLFPQGWHATGSPIVASALRVRERDPKIINTLRMMGIPEDEIPKFEKPEYWVKFFTKAWRDDFKRYGLSIDWRREFYTTFLNPPYSKFIEWQYRKLKEKNLIVKGKHPVVWCPKEQKVVGDHDRPDEYVGIGPEKVIIIKFKDADGIVYPCMTYRPETVYGAVNIWINPEGQYVLAAVDGEKWVISPYLINELKDQYHKVETIKTVNGKELIGKRVINPVTKEEILVLPAKFVNLKIGTGVVMSVPAHAPYDYAALEDLKNNPEQVEKYGLEIAKIKSIKPVSLIKLEGYGDYPAIEIVKKMNIKSQEETEKLEKATKEIYTKEYHQGVLKSVYGKWAGKKVFEVKKELVDYLVRQGIALEHWTLPSEVYCRCRAKTHVKIVENQWFLKYSDQSWKQKAHECVDSMTFLPESIRDFFHKQIDWYEDWACAHKGELGTPLPWDKEWVLESLSDSTIYMAYYTISKYLQHPEKYNIKWEKLNDEFFDYIFFGKGDPAKIAEAVGIDTELLEAMRKEFLYWYPVDLRISGKDLMPNHLTFFILHHVALFSREHWPRGIGINGWIMVGGQKMSKTLGNFIMLRQALDWWGADATRFAEAYAGDSGLDDANFETEIAEGAVDLLYEWYVFALENYGKGRNSRMEVDRWFESVLYRTVKEVEQLMELTDFKSALVKGFFNLQNNFKWYLKRCNGSPNRDLLARFIEIQTLLLAPFTPHICEEIWEKIGKKGFISMAEWPKIDEDKINPEVEKSEEIVKNLLEDAKSLLAILKVKPEKMIVVLADKWKYEVAENVLRYMSQGYSLRDSVRKAIETSHMVDKKQVARVAMRFLKDQKILTMTVDPELEERAIREAREFLSKEIGLQVEIFNERECSESKAAQALPAKPAIIFK